DNA from Granulicella arctica:
ACGAGGAGGGAGACCATGGCGACGAGGAGAAGCAGGAGTGCGGTGTGGTTGGCGGCGGCGTAGTCGAAGTCCTGGACCTGGTCGTAGAGAGCGATGGAGAGGGTTCGGGTGGCTCCGGGGATGTTGCCGCCGAGCATGAGGACGACGCCGAATTCGCCTACGGTGTGGGTGAAGGTGAGGATGGCGGCGGTGAGGAGCGAGGTGCGCGTGAGGGGGAGGATGACGCGGCGGAAGGTTCGGGTGGGGGTGGCTCCGAGGCCGGCGGAGGCTTCGAGGTAGGCGCGGTCGATCCCGCTGAAGCCGGAGACGAGCGGCTGTACGGCGAAGGGAAGGCTGTAGAGGATCGATCCGGTGAGAAGACCGCTGAAGCTGAAGGCGAGGGGATGTCCGAGGAGGTGGACGAAGAGACGTCC
Protein-coding regions in this window:
- the modB gene encoding molybdate ABC transporter permease subunit — protein: MDLDALLLTLRLALSTTAILLVVALPLAWWIASGHGPMRAVVQSVVALPLVLPPTVIGFYLLVALGPLTPIGRLFVHLLGHPLAFSFSGLLTGSILYSLPFAVQPLVSGFSGIDRAYLEASAGLGATPTRTFRRVILPLTRTSLLTAAILTFTHTVGEFGVVLMLGGNIPGATRTLSIALYDQVQDFDYAAANHTALLLLLVAMVSLLVIYLWPSLRNHERRVGLVD